The nucleotide window TCTATAGTATTAAACAGCTTTGTCGCATGGAATGAAAACATTGTAATATCGCCGAAATTTCCTATACCAACACCATCGATTTCAGTTGAAAAAGCATGAGCTGCGTCATATATCACTTTTAGATTATGTTTTTTAGCAATTTTATCAATTTTTTCTATATCACAAGGGAATCCGTAAACATGTACGGCAACAATGGCAGATGTATTCGGGGTAATCATTTTTTCAATTTTATCAGCGTCTATGGTCATTGTGTTAGGTTCAATATCACAAAACACAGGTTTTAGACCATTCCAAGCAATACAGTGAGGCGTTGCAGCGAAAGTAAAAGGGGTTGTAATAACTTCACTCTGATATGGTAAATCTAAAGATTTTATAGCAGATAGAAGTGCAATTGTCCCATTATTGAACAGAGATACATTAGACACTTTTAGCACATTTTGCAATGATTTTTCTAAAAGATTATGTTGCTCCCCCATATTTGTGAGCCACTTTGACTCCCATATTTTTTTTAATTGTATTTCGTAATCTTCTATTTTTGGTAGCAAAGGTTGCGTTACAAATATCTTTTCTGAATTATCAGTCATAGAAATTAACCTTAAATAATAACTGTAATTGTATATTCACTCTAACAGTACAAGTTTATCACAATAATAGGCTAATACAAATTTATTTTTGTGGTAGACTTTTTTTATACTATTAAAAAGGTTAGGACTCATATGACAGCTAAATTTGAAATGCCAATAAGCAAAGATAGAAAACCACTACATACGTTATTGCCATTAAATACACCTCTTACGGTATATATAGACCCATCAACAATTTGTAATTTTTCTTGTGCATTTTGTTATAATAATACAGAATTTAAAAAACAAGTTGATGCTAAAATAATGAGTTGGGAATTGTTTACCAAGATTGTTGAGGATTTAAAAGAGTTTGAACAAAAAATCAAAATGATTCATATGTATGGATATGGTGAACCTTTAATTAATAAGAATTTCCCAAAAATGGTTAAGGCTATAAAAGATGCAAATGTTGCAGAAAAAGTCGGAATGACAACAAATGCTTCGTTATTAACCCATGAGATTTCTGATAGAATAATAGCTTCCGGCTTAGATAAAATTGAAATTTCAATTTATGGAATGAGCAATGAAAAGTATATGGAATTTTCACACCAAAACGTGCATTTCGATAAAATTGTTGAAAATATAAAATATTTGTTTGATAACAGAAAAAATTGCCATATTCATGTAAAAATCAATGGGGATTATTTTACACAAGAAGAAAAAGAATTATTTAAAAACATATTTGAAAATTCTTGCGATTCAATGCATATAGACAACGCCGCAAACATTTGGCCCGGAATTGACCTCAACGATAAAATTAAAACCGAAACAAGCTCTGTTTACGGAAAAAACGACACTAAAATTGCAAAAATATGTCCGGATGTCTTCTATAAACTTATGATAAATTCTAACGGAAATGTTGGAGTTTGTTGTGTTGACTACCTACAAAAAGTTTATATGGGAAATGTAAAGGATAAAAGTTTAAAAGAAATATGGAATTCAAATGAACTCAGAGAGTTAAGATTGGCACATTTGAATGAAAATCTTAAACAATATCCGATATGTTCTATCTGTAATTATCCGTCCTGTGCCAGTACAGTTTCTGTAGATGAATACAAGCAAGAATTAATAGCAAAATATCAATAAATTTATACAAAGAAAAAGTCAGTGTCACACATTGCTTCCGTATAATGTCTGCAGTATAACTTGTAATTAGGATTAAGACTCATAATATAAGTATATATTTCACAAAAATCCTCAGGTTTATGATAAACGGATATTGCCAACTTTGGTTTGTAGTTTTTTATCGTATTTTTGCACCCTTCCAGGGCTTTCATTTCAAAACCTTCTAAATCCATTTTTATAAGAGTTGGAATGTCAGAAATAACATCATCAATTTTTACAGTTTCGACTTCTTCATTTCCAGAATCAGCGATAGTTGTTGCTGCAGAATTAAACGTACAATATAAAGTTTCTGTAGCGTCAGAAACACCCTTTTGTATAAAGTCGATTTTAGGATTATTGTTTAATCTCAACTTAGCCTTTGTCATATTTGCTAGACATGGCTCAAAGAAATATACCTTTTTAAATTGAGGGCAACGGGAAATAAATTCTTCAGTCGTATCGCCATCAAAACCTCCACAATCGAGAAATACTTCGTCATCACCCAATTTAATAAAATCTTCAAAGTACTGTTCTTTTCGGATAAATTTATAATTTTTAAGATATTTGTTGTCAGCAACTATTCGGTAAGAAAGAACATCTGACAATACTTTTTTAGATTCTTCATCATTTAATTTTTTAAAAATGTCTTCAAATATGTGTTTCTTGTCAAAGAGCTCATTTCTAGTTTCTAAGACAAAATAGGGGAATTCGAATCTGTTGTTGTCATAGTGACATAAGTCAAAATAGGAAATAATATTATAAATGCCAGCATTATTGAGGTTTTTATTTGCAGTTTTGGTTAATGAATCGATGATTGTATTAACGACAACAGCGTTTTCAGGTACATCAAATCTTTTTATTATTTTAGCATTCATAAACTCTGTTTTATCTGTATAATCATCAATTATATATTGGACATTAAGTTGTTTACAAATGGATTCAGACTGTTTGTTACAGCCCAATACATACTTAATATCAGAGTTTAAAAATTGCTCGACCATTTTTTTAGTTAGAGCGTCTAATTCATAATTTTTATACTCTTTTATTATTTTTTCTATGATTGACATTAATTACTCCTTTTATAATGTCAATGCAACATTATAATATAATGTTGCATTGTAAT belongs to Candidatus Gastranaerophilales bacterium and includes:
- a CDS encoding FkbM family methyltransferase; translated protein: MSIIEKIIKEYKNYELDALTKKMVEQFLNSDIKYVLGCNKQSESICKQLNVQYIIDDYTDKTEFMNAKIIKRFDVPENAVVVNTIIDSLTKTANKNLNNAGIYNIISYFDLCHYDNNRFEFPYFVLETRNELFDKKHIFEDIFKKLNDEESKKVLSDVLSYRIVADNKYLKNYKFIRKEQYFEDFIKLGDDEVFLDCGGFDGDTTEEFISRCPQFKKVYFFEPCLANMTKAKLRLNNNPKIDFIQKGVSDATETLYCTFNSAATTIADSGNEEVETVKIDDVISDIPTLIKMDLEGFEMKALEGCKNTIKNYKPKLAISVYHKPEDFCEIYTYIMSLNPNYKLYCRHYTEAMCDTDFFFV
- a CDS encoding radical SAM/SPASM domain-containing protein, which gives rise to MTAKFEMPISKDRKPLHTLLPLNTPLTVYIDPSTICNFSCAFCYNNTEFKKQVDAKIMSWELFTKIVEDLKEFEQKIKMIHMYGYGEPLINKNFPKMVKAIKDANVAEKVGMTTNASLLTHEISDRIIASGLDKIEISIYGMSNEKYMEFSHQNVHFDKIVENIKYLFDNRKNCHIHVKINGDYFTQEEKELFKNIFENSCDSMHIDNAANIWPGIDLNDKIKTETSSVYGKNDTKIAKICPDVFYKLMINSNGNVGVCCVDYLQKVYMGNVKDKSLKEIWNSNELRELRLAHLNENLKQYPICSICNYPSCASTVSVDEYKQELIAKYQ
- a CDS encoding DegT/DnrJ/EryC1/StrS family aminotransferase, coding for MTDNSEKIFVTQPLLPKIEDYEIQLKKIWESKWLTNMGEQHNLLEKSLQNVLKVSNVSLFNNGTIALLSAIKSLDLPYQSEVITTPFTFAATPHCIAWNGLKPVFCDIEPNTMTIDADKIEKMITPNTSAIVAVHVYGFPCDIEKIDKIAKKHNLKVIYDAAHAFSTEIDGVGIGNFGDITMFSFHATKLFNTIEGGCLTYKNPEMSKVIYNLRNFGIQSEELVEAIGINGKMNEFQAAMGLENLKIYKKEQEKRKIVKNFYDKNLTGIKGIRIPQMPNNTTNSYQYYPIVIEDDYPLDRDMLYENFKSINIMTRKYFYPACTDYECYKHDLSVKLTDLSVVNDLKNKVLCLPFYGDLTEPILAIICEKIRNY